Proteins encoded by one window of Verrucomicrobiota bacterium:
- a CDS encoding DUF58 domain-containing protein: protein MRIRLPHRTFIFTITREGGVFLLLIAVVGFVAFAKGINLIFLVLATMIWFAALSSIVSIASVNGLTVERVLPTHIFAGKAFAVELVLTNHKRVVPAISILVHDTLDGRRLEPRYVIKVPRRSTVSTTYPHVIERRGEFEFGEIVISTSFPLGFFMRGFAVGKPEKVIAYPRIVKLNPNFLAEVLSDIEMQLNKPGMGTEIFGFRRYVHGDDRRLINWKLSARTDGMIVTQFSQDQNLEVTIVFDNAPTGPGAANDERFEEMVTFAASLGSFFVEKGFKVQLVTRAGTVPFGEGNKQLLKMLTHLALIEPVEPSQESEDLYSPKQLGNSIGILIAGTPTTRPLPHYAHTFYPSGRQRLDEQRAVGSARH, encoded by the coding sequence ATGCGCATACGTCTGCCGCATAGGACGTTCATCTTCACGATCACGCGCGAGGGCGGCGTGTTCCTGCTGCTCATTGCCGTGGTCGGTTTCGTCGCGTTCGCCAAGGGCATAAACCTGATCTTCCTCGTGCTGGCGACGATGATCTGGTTCGCCGCGCTCTCGTCGATCGTCTCGATCGCGAGCGTCAACGGGCTGACGGTCGAGCGCGTGCTGCCGACCCACATCTTCGCCGGCAAGGCCTTCGCCGTCGAGCTCGTGCTCACCAACCACAAACGCGTCGTGCCCGCGATCTCGATCCTCGTGCACGATACGCTCGACGGCCGGCGACTGGAACCGAGGTACGTCATCAAGGTTCCGCGCCGCTCGACGGTCTCGACGACCTACCCGCACGTCATCGAGCGGCGCGGCGAGTTCGAGTTCGGCGAGATCGTCATCTCGACCAGCTTCCCGCTCGGGTTCTTCATGCGCGGCTTCGCCGTAGGCAAGCCCGAGAAGGTCATCGCCTACCCCCGCATCGTCAAGCTCAACCCGAACTTCCTCGCCGAGGTGCTCAGCGACATCGAGATGCAGCTCAACAAGCCCGGCATGGGCACCGAGATCTTCGGTTTCAGGCGATACGTGCACGGCGACGACCGCCGCCTGATCAACTGGAAACTCTCAGCCAGGACCGACGGCATGATCGTCACCCAGTTCTCCCAGGACCAGAATCTCGAGGTGACCATCGTGTTCGACAACGCCCCCACCGGCCCGGGCGCCGCGAACGACGAGCGCTTCGAGGAAATGGTCACCTTCGCCGCCTCGCTCGGCTCGTTCTTCGTCGAGAAAGGCTTCAAGGTGCAGCTCGTGACCCGCGCGGGCACCGTGCCGTTCGGCGAGGGCAACAAGCAGCTCCTCAAGATGCTTACCCACCTGGCGCTGATCGAACCGGTCGAGCCGAGCCAGGAATCCGAAGACCTCTACAGCCCCAAGCAGCTCGGAAACTCGATCGGCATCCTCATCGCCGGCACGCCGACCACGCGCCCCCTGCCCCACTACGCCCACACGTTCTACCCCTCAGGCCGGCAGCGGCTCGACGAGCAACGGGCCGTAGGGAGCGCACGTCACTGA
- a CDS encoding MoxR family ATPase: MHTGAGTVEVSETGENIERLCRTIGRVIYGKDEVIRLVVVCLLAKGHILIEDVPGIGKTTLANTLARSVNCSFQRIQFTSDLLPTDILGVSIYNSREERFEFQRGPIFANVVLADEVNRASPKTQSALLEAMNERQVSYDSNTYPLPRPFIVIATQNPVEHYGTFPLPESQLDRFMMKIGIGYPSTAQEIEMILSRKEGDPLNEVKPALDATDVLALQEQVETIRVDSSLMDYLMRIVEATRTSDLVDLGVSPRGGLSLFRLAQARALVNGRDYVVPDDIKLLAVNAFAHRLVLSSDYGPRAAGASSAEQVIKNILSEIPVPL, translated from the coding sequence ATGCACACCGGAGCAGGCACCGTGGAAGTTTCCGAGACGGGCGAGAACATCGAGCGGCTCTGCCGCACCATCGGCCGTGTGATCTACGGCAAGGACGAGGTCATCCGCCTCGTCGTCGTCTGCCTGCTCGCCAAGGGCCACATCCTGATCGAGGACGTGCCCGGCATCGGCAAGACAACGCTGGCCAACACGCTCGCCCGCTCGGTCAACTGCTCGTTCCAGCGCATCCAGTTCACGAGCGACCTGCTGCCGACCGACATCCTCGGCGTGTCGATCTACAACTCGCGCGAGGAGCGCTTCGAGTTCCAGCGCGGACCGATCTTCGCCAACGTTGTGCTCGCCGACGAGGTCAATCGCGCCTCGCCCAAGACCCAGAGCGCGCTGCTCGAAGCGATGAACGAAAGGCAGGTCTCGTACGACTCAAACACCTACCCCCTGCCCCGGCCGTTCATCGTCATCGCCACGCAGAACCCCGTCGAGCACTACGGGACGTTTCCGCTGCCCGAGTCGCAGCTCGACCGGTTCATGATGAAGATCGGCATCGGTTACCCCAGCACGGCGCAGGAGATCGAGATGATCCTGAGCCGGAAGGAAGGCGACCCGCTCAACGAGGTCAAGCCCGCGCTCGATGCCACCGACGTCCTGGCGCTTCAGGAGCAGGTCGAAACGATCCGCGTCGATAGCAGTCTGATGGACTACCTCATGCGCATCGTCGAAGCGACGCGAACCTCGGATCTCGTTGATCTCGGCGTAAGCCCGCGCGGCGGGCTGTCGCTCTTCCGGCTCGCCCAAGCTCGCGCGCTCGTCAATGGACGCGACTACGTGGTGCCGGACGACATCAAGCTGCTCGCTGTCAACGCGTTCGCCCACCGGCTCGTCCTCTCGTCCGATTACGGACCCAGGGCGGCAGGCGCCAGCTCGGCCGAACAGGTGATCAAGAACATCCTGAGCGAGATCCCGGTCCCGCTGTAA
- the murQ gene encoding N-acetylmuramic acid 6-phosphate etherase, whose translation MGTRGDKSKQPLTERRNPRSRGLDCLSTRALLNLINDEDAGVPQAVRRAAPAIARAVELAVERLSSGGRLFYIGAGTSGRLGVLDAVEWRPTFGVSGTLARGIIAGGTRALTRAVEGAEDADGSVDLERAGARSGDVVIGISASGLTPFVRTALAWASKHGCATVLVCCTPPSAGRPRFVDVLINPIVGPEILTGSTRMKAGTATKLVLNSISTAVMVRLGKVYDNLMVDVRPTNAKLHRRAVGLIETIGGISSRRAATLLDEARGDAKTAIVMAAAGCTRSKARSLLRAHGGRLRDVLHKHQHGKTA comes from the coding sequence ATGGGCACACGAGGCGACAAGTCGAAACAACCCCTGACCGAGCGGCGCAACCCGCGTTCACGCGGGCTCGACTGCTTGTCCACACGCGCGCTCCTCAATCTGATCAACGACGAGGATGCGGGCGTGCCTCAGGCCGTGCGCCGCGCGGCGCCTGCCATCGCACGCGCCGTCGAACTGGCCGTCGAGCGGCTCTCATCGGGCGGGCGCCTTTTCTACATCGGTGCGGGGACGAGCGGCCGCCTGGGCGTGCTCGACGCCGTCGAGTGGCGCCCTACCTTCGGCGTATCGGGAACGCTCGCCCGGGGAATCATCGCCGGCGGCACGAGGGCGTTGACACGCGCCGTCGAGGGGGCCGAAGACGCTGACGGCTCTGTCGATCTCGAACGCGCTGGCGCACGGAGCGGTGACGTCGTCATCGGCATCTCGGCCAGCGGACTCACCCCTTTCGTCCGGACGGCGCTCGCTTGGGCCAGCAAGCACGGCTGCGCCACCGTTCTGGTCTGCTGCACCCCGCCTTCGGCGGGGCGGCCCCGCTTCGTCGACGTGCTCATCAATCCCATCGTCGGACCTGAAATCCTGACCGGCTCGACGCGCATGAAGGCGGGGACGGCGACCAAGCTCGTGCTCAACTCGATCTCGACGGCTGTCATGGTGCGGCTGGGCAAGGTGTACGACAATCTGATGGTCGACGTGCGGCCGACGAACGCCAAGCTGCACCGCCGCGCCGTCGGCCTCATCGAAACGATCGGTGGTATCTCCTCGCGGCGAGCCGCAACGCTGCTCGACGAGGCGCGAGGCGACGCCAAGACCGCCATCGTCATGGCCGCCGCCGGGTGCACGCGCTCGAAGGCCCGCAGCCTGCTGCGCGCGCACGGCGGCCGCCTCCGCGACGTTCTCCACAAGCATCAACACGGGAAGACTGCATGA
- a CDS encoding phosphatase PAP2 family protein — protein sequence MSRTQVESMSMFGLSKVSIIIVVGGSLLLAFVPQIDVWFSSLFYDPALHGPGEGGFPHRGNPAAVVVYKVVRCASYLVPPMLAAAIAITLVWRRRLFGLEVKGYTYLLAVFVIGVIIITNAVLKNGWARARPDETREFGGDRRFTPAFVIAGERDGNGSWPSGHATFGFSFVAVGLLLKKRRTAAVATAGGLGGLIGLARVAQGRHFLSDVVSAFFIMYIVARVLYWVMFESRFGSRWRWPGTS from the coding sequence GTGAGCCGCACCCAGGTCGAGAGCATGAGCATGTTCGGTCTGTCGAAGGTCTCCATCATTATCGTTGTCGGCGGCTCGCTGCTGCTTGCCTTCGTACCGCAGATCGATGTGTGGTTCTCGTCGCTGTTCTATGATCCCGCGCTGCATGGCCCGGGTGAAGGTGGTTTCCCGCACCGCGGCAACCCGGCCGCCGTGGTCGTGTACAAGGTCGTCCGGTGCGCGAGCTACCTTGTCCCGCCGATGCTCGCGGCGGCAATTGCGATCACGCTGGTTTGGAGACGCCGGCTCTTCGGGCTCGAGGTTAAGGGGTACACCTACCTGCTCGCCGTGTTCGTCATCGGCGTGATTATCATTACCAACGCCGTGCTCAAAAACGGGTGGGCCCGGGCGCGGCCTGACGAGACGCGCGAGTTCGGCGGCGACCGGCGCTTCACGCCCGCGTTCGTTATCGCCGGCGAGCGCGACGGCAACGGCTCGTGGCCATCGGGGCACGCGACCTTCGGCTTCTCCTTCGTCGCCGTCGGCCTGCTGCTCAAGAAGCGGCGAACCGCTGCCGTCGCCACGGCCGGCGGGCTCGGCGGGCTCATCGGTCTGGCGCGCGTCGCGCAGGGACGCCATTTCCTGAGCGACGTCGTGTCGGCGTTCTTCATCATGTACATCGTCGCGCGCGTGCTGTACTGGGTCATGTTCGAGAGCCGGTTCGGGTCGAGGTGGCGATGGCCGGGCACGTCATAG
- the cobA gene encoding uroporphyrinogen-III C-methyltransferase, with the protein MPRRPPGTVYLVGAGPGDPGLITLKGAEHLRRAQVVVYDRLANARLLHLAEPNAELIDVGKASGDHTIPQHEINALLVEKACAGKTVCRLKGGDPFVFGRGGEEALALVEAGVPFEVVPGVTSAVAGPAYAGIPVTHRGLAASVAFITGSEDLAKGGSSVNWAALAKGGGTLVFLMGARNLQAIAKALLDKGRSPRTPVACIQWATYPRQTVLQTTLVGAAGRAVAEKVQPPVIVVVGDVVSLRGKLEWFECKPLFGKRIAVTRPREQSPALADQLEALGADVIELPTIAIAPLRDCRRLDAALRRVGSYDWVVFTSVNGVRACFERLGVLGKDARAFGSTKMAAIGETTAHELGLHGLVPDLVPAAFTSNGLVEAFRGRSLRGKRFLLPRADIAPNELPRMLRARGANVTCVDAYRTLHPDPSTAAKDLTAAGGIDMVTFTSASTVRGYARMLGRIREGTISSNTASASIGPETSRAIEAHGFPVSVEAERHTVSGLVEAIAAFYESDVKT; encoded by the coding sequence GTGCCCAGGCGCCCACCCGGCACAGTCTACCTTGTCGGCGCAGGGCCCGGCGATCCGGGGCTGATCACGCTCAAGGGCGCCGAACACCTGCGCCGGGCTCAGGTTGTCGTCTATGACCGCCTCGCCAATGCCCGCCTTCTTCACCTTGCTGAGCCGAACGCCGAGCTGATCGACGTTGGCAAGGCCTCCGGCGACCACACGATTCCCCAGCACGAGATCAACGCGCTCCTTGTCGAGAAAGCGTGCGCGGGCAAGACCGTCTGCCGGCTCAAGGGGGGCGATCCGTTCGTCTTTGGCCGGGGCGGCGAGGAGGCGCTGGCACTCGTCGAGGCCGGTGTGCCGTTCGAGGTCGTGCCGGGCGTCACGTCGGCGGTGGCCGGTCCGGCGTACGCGGGGATCCCGGTAACGCACCGCGGGCTTGCGGCGTCGGTGGCCTTCATCACGGGCAGCGAGGACCTGGCCAAGGGCGGCTCTTCAGTCAACTGGGCCGCGCTCGCCAAGGGGGGAGGCACGCTTGTCTTTCTCATGGGGGCGCGCAACCTCCAGGCGATCGCCAAGGCGCTGCTCGACAAGGGGCGTTCGCCTCGGACGCCCGTCGCCTGCATCCAGTGGGCCACGTATCCGCGCCAGACCGTGCTCCAGACGACGCTCGTCGGCGCCGCCGGCCGGGCCGTGGCCGAGAAAGTCCAGCCGCCCGTCATTGTCGTTGTGGGCGACGTCGTGTCGCTGCGCGGCAAGCTCGAGTGGTTCGAGTGCAAGCCGCTGTTTGGCAAGCGGATCGCGGTCACCCGCCCGCGAGAGCAGTCGCCCGCGCTTGCCGATCAGCTCGAGGCGCTTGGCGCGGACGTAATCGAGTTGCCGACCATCGCCATTGCGCCGCTCCGTGACTGCCGTCGGCTCGACGCCGCACTTCGGCGGGTCGGCTCGTACGACTGGGTCGTCTTCACCAGCGTCAACGGTGTGCGCGCCTGCTTCGAGCGTCTGGGCGTTCTTGGCAAGGACGCGCGCGCGTTCGGCTCAACGAAGATGGCGGCCATCGGCGAGACGACGGCACACGAGCTCGGCCTCCACGGGCTGGTGCCCGACCTTGTGCCTGCCGCATTCACGTCGAACGGCCTCGTCGAGGCGTTCAGAGGACGCAGCCTGCGCGGCAAGCGGTTCCTGCTTCCCCGCGCCGACATCGCGCCCAACGAGCTCCCCCGCATGCTCCGGGCCCGGGGCGCCAACGTCACCTGTGTGGACGCCTACCGCACCCTGCACCCCGATCCCAGCACCGCAGCGAAGGATCTGACTGCCGCCGGCGGCATCGACATGGTAACATTCACGAGCGCATCGACCGTTCGCGGCTATGCGAGGATGTTGGGGCGAATACGAGAGGGAACGATCTCGTCGAACACAGCGTCGGCAAGTATCGGACCGGAAACCTCGCGCGCGATCGAAGCGCACGGGTTTCCCGTCAGCGTCGAGGCCGAGCGGCACACGGTTTCCGGTCTGGTCGAGGCGATCGCTGCATTCTACGAGTCGGATGTGAAGACGTGA
- a CDS encoding PEP-CTERM sorting domain-containing protein codes for MRYTLRALQLACVLVVCLFAVSAFADDLIPPPWRGELGSTVQEWDFFGPGVYNPTKASYDYSPDGNNVPFFNPYGDPIAHVWPGVDQVYQPEWGDRIGVWPLSGVIDIEVPNNPVPNPVKEIWIQLTWAQQTPQSAVNPIVTVDPTYLVTGPQVMDDIILGPTNEGTGDGLWHHTTWLFLVEPNPDFEVIRISGTVMVDQIVVDTICRPIPEPATLAILGLGGLAVLLRKRR; via the coding sequence ATGCGTTACACTCTCAGGGCTCTTCAACTGGCATGTGTCCTTGTCGTCTGCCTCTTTGCCGTCTCGGCATTCGCAGACGATCTCATCCCGCCACCGTGGCGCGGTGAGCTGGGAAGCACCGTCCAGGAGTGGGACTTCTTCGGGCCGGGTGTCTACAACCCGACCAAAGCCTCCTACGACTATTCCCCGGACGGGAACAACGTGCCGTTCTTCAACCCGTACGGGGACCCGATCGCGCATGTCTGGCCAGGCGTCGACCAGGTCTACCAGCCGGAGTGGGGCGATCGCATCGGTGTCTGGCCGCTCTCGGGCGTGATCGACATCGAGGTGCCGAACAACCCCGTGCCGAATCCGGTCAAGGAGATCTGGATTCAGCTCACGTGGGCGCAGCAGACGCCGCAGTCCGCCGTTAACCCGATCGTTACCGTGGATCCGACGTATCTCGTCACCGGGCCGCAAGTGATGGATGACATCATCCTCGGGCCGACGAACGAGGGCACGGGCGACGGGCTGTGGCATCATACGACGTGGCTCTTCCTGGTCGAGCCGAACCCGGACTTCGAGGTCATCCGGATCAGCGGCACGGTGATGGTGGACCAGATCGTGGTCGACACGATCTGCAGGCCCATCCCGGAGCCGGCGACTCTGGCGATCCTTGGTCTCGGTGGGCTCGCGGTGCTGCTCCGCAAGCGTCGGTAG
- a CDS encoding PEP-CTERM sorting domain-containing protein — translation MARRLILRSLFIALFTVLLLGATSAFADDLFPPPWRGLPGTTYAEWGFGPGSDPFNPIIPDDYYNPNGTPTATWAPGEGQVYKEFWGGREGVLPLSGEIVIDMPNYPTPNPLKEIWIQVTWAAQVPGEAPYVWADAPGYIVQPAEIINVLPLGPTLEPPPADGMWLHTTYRIVIEPNPQFEQIVIIGAIMVDQVVVDTYCVPEPATMSLLGLGGVAILLRFRRKK, via the coding sequence ATGGCACGTCGTTTGATCCTCAGGTCTTTATTCATCGCTCTGTTCACTGTTCTGCTTCTCGGCGCAACGTCAGCGTTCGCCGATGATCTGTTCCCGCCGCCGTGGCGCGGACTGCCGGGCACGACATACGCCGAGTGGGGTTTTGGCCCGGGATCGGATCCGTTTAACCCAATCATCCCCGATGACTACTACAATCCCAATGGCACACCCACGGCGACCTGGGCACCTGGAGAAGGCCAGGTGTACAAGGAGTTCTGGGGTGGCCGGGAAGGTGTGTTGCCGCTCTCGGGCGAGATCGTCATCGATATGCCCAACTACCCGACGCCGAATCCGCTGAAGGAGATCTGGATCCAGGTCACCTGGGCGGCCCAGGTGCCGGGCGAGGCACCGTACGTCTGGGCCGATGCGCCCGGCTACATCGTTCAGCCCGCGGAGATCATCAATGTGCTCCCCCTCGGGCCGACGCTTGAGCCGCCGCCAGCCGACGGGATGTGGCTCCACACGACGTACCGGATCGTCATCGAGCCGAACCCGCAATTCGAGCAGATCGTCATCATCGGCGCCATCATGGTCGATCAGGTCGTCGTGGACACGTACTGCGTGCCCGAGCCGGCGACGATGTCGCTGCTCGGCCTGGGCGGCGTGGCGATCCTGCTGCGGTTCCGCCGCAAGAAGTAG
- a CDS encoding DUF3795 domain-containing protein: MSAECSSVDPEQLSYCGVDCEACGVFKVTVHGDEEALQGVLKLWERTAQTHWGMEKLDPAILRCTGCRVEGGDIFRGCRDCPIRRCSRDKGLTSCGFCPDWRECTFLAELFRDEPQARGNLDTIAHRPDR, from the coding sequence ATGTCAGCGGAGTGCTCGAGCGTGGATCCGGAACAGCTCTCGTACTGCGGCGTTGACTGCGAAGCGTGTGGTGTCTTCAAGGTCACAGTCCACGGCGATGAAGAAGCTCTACAGGGGGTGCTCAAGCTCTGGGAGAGAACCGCGCAGACGCACTGGGGAATGGAGAAGCTGGACCCGGCCATCCTTCGCTGTACGGGGTGCCGAGTTGAAGGGGGCGACATATTCCGGGGTTGCAGGGACTGCCCGATCCGACGCTGCTCTCGCGACAAAGGCCTGACCAGTTGCGGCTTCTGTCCCGACTGGCGAGAATGCACGTTCCTGGCCGAGCTCTTCCGCGACGAGCCGCAGGCAAGGGGCAACCTTGACACCATAGCCCATCGCCCCGACAGATGA
- a CDS encoding DUF3795 domain-containing protein yields the protein MADMIGYCGYSCHLCAARSDDPAVRQRLVDGWRKIFGHEQYTAENVKCDGCRSDGRVADVNCQARPCAIERGLESCAACDDFMCDKMRHLMGSREGLLVFMRPRFAGVSEEEYTLCARQFESMPNLIKALVKAGKLPGWAADRLSTAQD from the coding sequence ATGGCGGACATGATCGGCTACTGCGGCTACAGTTGCCACCTGTGTGCGGCGCGGTCGGACGATCCGGCTGTGCGGCAGAGGCTCGTTGACGGGTGGCGCAAGATCTTCGGTCACGAGCAGTACACGGCCGAGAACGTCAAGTGCGACGGGTGCCGGAGCGACGGGCGCGTCGCCGACGTCAACTGCCAAGCGCGTCCGTGCGCCATCGAGCGCGGCCTCGAGAGCTGCGCAGCGTGCGACGACTTCATGTGCGACAAGATGCGGCACCTGATGGGCAGTCGCGAGGGTCTGCTCGTTTTCATGCGCCCGCGGTTCGCCGGCGTCAGCGAGGAGGAGTACACCCTCTGCGCGCGCCAATTCGAGAGCATGCCGAACCTGATCAAGGCGTTGGTCAAGGCGGGTAAGCTCCCCGGATGGGCGGCCGATCGGCTGTCGACAGCGCAGGACTGA
- a CDS encoding GNAT family N-acetyltransferase, whose product MNIVDLTEEHLPTFLACLKDWCDEQKSGGEHKEAWWRRMRDKGLRVKLAQDNDGAIVGMIQYLPIEYSCAEGHVLYYIQCIWVHGYAEGIGNRQGRGAGTLLLGAAEQDAHALGAKGMAAWGMDFPYWFPVTWYLANGYEEADKNGQAVLAWKAFADDAAPPKWITPTGKAPTLTPGKLTVTALFSPWCQDACVRFEQGRRAAAGSFGDRVVVDMVDTTDPTTLREWGEDNAILIDGEPLAWAPDLDEEKIKQTIGTKLEEKL is encoded by the coding sequence ATGAACATCGTTGATCTGACCGAGGAGCACCTGCCGACGTTCCTGGCCTGTCTGAAGGACTGGTGCGACGAGCAGAAGTCGGGCGGTGAGCACAAGGAAGCGTGGTGGCGCCGGATGCGCGACAAGGGCCTGCGCGTCAAGCTGGCGCAGGACAACGACGGCGCCATCGTGGGCATGATCCAGTACCTGCCGATCGAGTACTCGTGCGCCGAGGGCCACGTCCTCTACTACATCCAGTGCATCTGGGTCCACGGCTACGCCGAGGGCATCGGCAACCGGCAAGGCCGCGGCGCCGGCACGCTCCTGCTTGGCGCGGCCGAGCAAGACGCCCACGCCCTAGGCGCCAAGGGCATGGCGGCGTGGGGCATGGACTTCCCGTACTGGTTCCCCGTGACGTGGTACCTGGCCAACGGCTATGAGGAGGCCGACAAGAACGGCCAGGCCGTGCTCGCGTGGAAGGCGTTCGCCGACGACGCCGCGCCACCGAAGTGGATCACGCCGACGGGCAAGGCGCCCACGCTCACGCCCGGCAAGCTGACCGTCACCGCGCTGTTCTCGCCGTGGTGTCAGGACGCCTGCGTCCGCTTCGAGCAGGGCCGCCGCGCGGCGGCCGGGTCGTTCGGCGACCGCGTCGTTGTCGACATGGTGGACACGACCGATCCGACGACGCTGCGCGAGTGGGGCGAAGACAACGCGATCCTCATCGACGGCGAGCCACTGGCCTGGGCGCCCGACCTCGACGAGGAGAAGATCAAACAGACAATCGGCACGAAGCTGGAGGAGAAGCTATGA
- a CDS encoding DinB family protein, whose translation MSANGIVASLIDHFTRTFDMLRGAIEAFPEDQWRAGDVEHFVPARQALHIVGTADFYSGQWEGAEFPWDERTGCDWEDAPREALPSQQQLLAYLDDVKARISAWLTKRGDDGLIGEPQDKRFPWTGTCELGRALHLVRHTHHHLGKMHAELRRRGIARPGWR comes from the coding sequence ATGAGCGCAAACGGCATCGTGGCGTCTCTCATCGACCACTTCACGCGCACGTTCGACATGCTGCGCGGCGCGATCGAGGCGTTCCCCGAGGACCAATGGCGCGCGGGCGACGTCGAGCATTTCGTTCCGGCGCGCCAGGCGCTGCACATCGTCGGGACGGCCGATTTCTACTCGGGCCAGTGGGAAGGCGCCGAGTTCCCGTGGGACGAGCGAACCGGCTGCGACTGGGAGGACGCGCCCCGTGAGGCGCTGCCGAGCCAGCAGCAGCTGCTCGCGTATCTCGACGATGTGAAGGCCCGAATCAGCGCGTGGCTCACGAAGCGCGGCGACGACGGCCTGATCGGCGAGCCGCAAGACAAGCGCTTCCCGTGGACGGGCACGTGCGAGCTCGGCCGCGCCCTTCACCTTGTCCGCCACACACACCATCACCTCGGCAAGATGCACGCCGAGCTGCGGCGTCGCGGCATCGCGCGGCCGGGGTGGCGGTAG
- a CDS encoding metallophosphoesterase, with protein sequence MLDELIAHAAPLLRRLGSRYRLFRPHSRVEIHEVEVPMRRLPCAFDSFRIALLSDLHYSVWCEASDYERLIELVAAACPDLVVVAGDNVSFHADLIAPIVRMLGRLRAPHGTYAVLGNHDHWEGANETARACAECGVRLLVNEWDTVRRDGAALVVAGIDDLVAGEPRMEQTLDGVPDNTPVVLLSHVPAVVEHLLADRVDLVLAGHSHGGQVSFPIVGPLFLPKYTTRRLLHGYHRTPRTQIYISRGIGAAGLWFRWRAQPEVPIIVLQSAGA encoded by the coding sequence GTGCTCGACGAGCTTATCGCACACGCTGCGCCGTTGCTCAGGCGCCTCGGCTCGCGATACCGCCTGTTTCGGCCTCACAGCCGCGTCGAGATCCACGAGGTCGAGGTGCCGATGCGCCGTCTGCCGTGTGCGTTCGACAGCTTCCGTATCGCGCTGCTGAGCGATCTGCATTACAGCGTCTGGTGCGAGGCGTCGGACTACGAGCGGCTCATCGAGCTTGTCGCCGCCGCGTGCCCCGATCTCGTCGTGGTCGCCGGCGACAACGTGAGTTTCCACGCCGATCTCATCGCGCCCATCGTGCGCATGCTGGGCCGGCTGCGCGCGCCGCACGGCACGTACGCCGTGCTCGGCAACCACGACCACTGGGAAGGCGCCAATGAGACGGCGCGTGCCTGCGCCGAATGCGGCGTCCGGCTGCTCGTCAACGAATGGGACACCGTCCGCCGCGACGGCGCGGCGCTCGTCGTCGCCGGCATCGACGACCTTGTCGCGGGAGAGCCGAGAATGGAGCAGACCCTCGACGGTGTCCCCGACAACACGCCCGTCGTGCTGCTGTCGCACGTGCCCGCCGTCGTCGAACACCTCCTTGCTGATCGCGTCGATCTCGTGCTGGCGGGCCACTCGCACGGCGGTCAGGTCAGCTTTCCCATCGTCGGCCCGCTTTTCCTGCCGAAGTACACCACGCGCCGCCTCTTGCACGGCTACCACCGCACGCCGCGCACCCAGATCTACATCTCCCGCGGCATCGGCGCCGCCGGCCTCTGGTTCCGCTGGCGCGCCCAACCCGAGGTACCCATCATCGTCCTGCAATCCGCCGGGGCCTGA